Below is a window of Methanobacterium sp. Maddingley MBC34 DNA.
AATGGATTTATTTAAAACAGTTCCTGCAGACTTATTTTGTAAGCGCCCAAGTTTCCTCCGAAGTTACCGGCACTCATTTTCAGAACACCAGGAACCTGTACTGCTGCTTCTATACCTGCTTTCATAGCTGCTTTGACTGCTTCTTCATCCACACCATCAATAACGATTTCGTAAACTCCATCCACATTGGTGGGGATCTGGCATCCTTCCACATCGTCCTTGAGAGTTACACACATTTTTTCGTTGGTGGATGCACCCAGGAATTTGTACTTGTTGGAGCCCACTTTGGAACCGGAAGCTACTATTCCTCCAGGGAATGGAGTTATGGTTCCAGGAATTGATTCAATAGCGTTCACCACTGCTTCTGCAGCCAGTAAACCTGATGCTGGTGCATCAGCCATTATGAATAGGTTTCCTCCAGCAACACCAGATTTGATTCCCAGTTCTTCTTCCACCAAGAAGTCTCCAGCCATGAGTGGGATGGAGTGTATGGTTCTTCCATCGATTTCAGTAACTTTCTCATAACCATCTCCGTAGAATTTGAGTTTTTTTCCGGTGGTCATTTTCTCTTCAGGGTCTTCCATGGCATCGAAAACTGCGGTGGTGGCTGCGGTGAGGATGCACATCCCTACACGTTCCAGTAATTCGTGGTCCAGTTTCTTCTTGCTCATGTTACAGATCATGATGATGTAACCCGGCCTGCCATCAGGGGTTTCTTCTGGTGGGACGTAACAGTCAATTCCTGCCTCTGCTGGGCATCCAATTACTGATGTTCCGTATCCAGTGGCTTCAGTAGCTGCGATCTTCGCCAGTTTCTTGGTTGCTGCGGTTACCAGCAGTCGGGATACCTGTATACCGAATGCTTCTGCAAAAGTGTCTTGTATTTCTACTCCGTTTATTTCCATGATAATCACCGACTTGATCTAGTGCTGGAGGTTTTATATATTTTTCCATTTGTTCTTAGGGCAATACAGCCGATTTAAATGATTTTGAGAGTAAAAATAGTTTGAATTTAACATATACCCTAATTTAACCAGATCCAGATTATAAGAAATTAAATATAATTACTTCTATTAAGTCCTCAGGATATGCTACAGTTTTTTAGAAATTTTATTCACAGCATCTGCACCGAAATAGGGTAAAACTGCCACCCCTAAAATGGTAGTCATCCAGAATGATATCAACCGCTCAACTAAGGTGGCGGCCGCACTTATCGATGGGGGTATACCTGCATAGGAATAGAGGAGAATCATCATACCATCCACAGCACCTAAACCCCCCGGAAGTAATGGAATCATCCCTATAAGGGTTGAAATAACAAAAACCGCTGCTATGATCTCTAGGGGCGCGTTGATATTCAAAGCCAGGAAAACAACGTAAACTCTCATGATTTCAAGAGCCCATATTAAAAAAGAAAGTGGTATCCCGTATAAGAGAACCTTACGGTCGGTGATCATGACCTTCATACTATTCTGGAACCCTTCAACTGCGTTAATGGCTCTTTTTTCTATTCTATTGTGCATTTTACTTGAAATTCTCTTTAAAACCCTTAAAAACCAGCGTATAACCCTGTCTCCAAATTCACGGTTTATGGACATATAAAGCGCCAAACCGAAAAGGATTATTAATACTATAAGGCACACTATCAGAGTGATAACCATCCATTGCGGCAGGTTAATGTAAAGGACTGCTGTTATTATGGTTATTATGGCTAAAGCTATGAATGGGAAAGTATCAAGGCCCCGATCAGCTATAACCGTTGCAAAGGCATTTTCAAATGGCGACTGTGAATATTTACTGAGTATATATGCCCTCACTGGTTCTCCCCCTCCCCTACCACTGGGGGTAAGGTTGTTAATAGCCAAACCCACCAGGAGCATGGGCAGAAGATGTCTTCTTTTAATGGATATTCCCAGTGAAGACGTGGTAATTGACCATCTTTCAGTCCAGAGACCATATATGGCCAGTTGTATGATAACCGCCAGTGCCAGGTACCCGGGGTTGGCCTGTTGAATGGCACTTTCAATCTTTTCCGGGCCTATGAACAGTACCATTATACCCAGCACTCCAATACCAGCCAGCATCAGAAGCAGAGTCTTATGTTTCATATCTGATTCACCATATAAGCATTAATTCTTAAAATCAACCATTACCACTCCACTGGCATATCACCGGTAAAATTCATTGAATATCCAGAACCATAATCATTAATGGGATTTAACCATTATTAATGGGATTGTAGACATAAAATCATTGATTCCACTAATTTATTTAAAATAATTATTTTATAATATTAAATTTGGGATTAAAGTTGCACTGCTTCCCAGCTGAGATCATGGGTGTCCAGGAGTATCACTGTTTTCACGCCGGACACATATCCGCAGGTTTCACCAGGATTGATAACCATTGTTTGTCCTTTTACTATTTCTGTGCGATGAGTGTGGCCCCTTATAACCAAGTCATATTTTCCGCTTTTCCTAAGGGCGTCCACCATTGATTCGTTTGTTCCATGGATGACAGCTATTTTTCTCCCATCAACTTCTAATTCCTTGAAATCTTCCAGTGTACATAGTTCTGCGTAGGCTAACCTCAAACCACGCCTTTCACCATCGTTATTGCCAAAAATTGCCTCTAATGGTGCTTGAAGCTTGTCAAATTCCTTTGAAGTGAATGGTGATATGAGATCACCGGCATGTACAACCAGATCAACCTTTGCCTGGTTAAATATTTCCACTGCAGCTCTGATTGCTTCCAGATGGTCATGGCTGTCCGACATTATGCCTATCATTTTTATCCCTCAAAACAATGAAATCAGGGAAAAATCAGTAAATGAAAATCACACTAAATATTATGTTATGAAAATATATATACTTTCCATTAATGATAAAAATGAAAAATAACGAATAATGGCCTTTTATAAACTGTTTTAACTGATATTAAATTTGAATTTATTATTAAAGGATCATATTTGAGTCTATAAAAGTATTTAAGAATA
It encodes the following:
- a CDS encoding formylmethanofuran-tetrahydromethanopterin formyltransferase (PFAM: FTR, proximal lobe; lobe~TIGRFAM: formylmethanofuran--tetrahydromethanopterin N-formyltransferase), with protein sequence MEINGVEIQDTFAEAFGIQVSRLLVTAATKKLAKIAATEATGYGTSVIGCPAEAGIDCYVPPEETPDGRPGYIIMICNMSKKKLDHELLERVGMCILTAATTAVFDAMEDPEEKMTTGKKLKFYGDGYEKVTEIDGRTIHSIPLMAGDFLVEEELGIKSGVAGGNLFIMADAPASGLLAAEAVVNAIESIPGTITPFPGGIVASGSKVGSNKYKFLGASTNEKMCVTLKDDVEGCQIPTNVDGVYEIVIDGVDEEAVKAAMKAGIEAAVQVPGVLKMSAGNFGGNLGAYKISLQELF
- a CDS encoding hypothetical protein (PFAM: Uncharacterised protein family (UPF0104)~TIGRFAM: conserved hypothetical protein), producing MKHKTLLLMLAGIGVLGIMVLFIGPEKIESAIQQANPGYLALAVIIQLAIYGLWTERWSITTSSLGISIKRRHLLPMLLVGLAINNLTPSGRGGGEPVRAYILSKYSQSPFENAFATVIADRGLDTFPFIALAIITIITAVLYINLPQWMVITLIVCLIVLIILFGLALYMSINREFGDRVIRWFLRVLKRISSKMHNRIEKRAINAVEGFQNSMKVMITDRKVLLYGIPLSFLIWALEIMRVYVVFLALNINAPLEIIAAVFVISTLIGMIPLLPGGLGAVDGMMILLYSYAGIPPSISAAATLVERLISFWMTTILGVAVLPYFGADAVNKISKKL
- a CDS encoding phosphoesterase, MJ0936 family (TIGRFAM: phosphoesterase, MJ0936 family), producing MIGIMSDSHDHLEAIRAAVEIFNQAKVDLVVHAGDLISPFTSKEFDKLQAPLEAIFGNNDGERRGLRLAYAELCTLEDFKELEVDGRKIAVIHGTNESMVDALRKSGKYDLVIRGHTHRTEIVKGQTMVINPGETCGYVSGVKTVILLDTHDLSWEAVQL